ATCAGCAGAATGAAAAAGAACACATATATTTCTTTGTAAGCCAGTAGTACTCAGAAAGAGACCCAGCTTGTGTTGCATTGATCAAAACCTGTCTACGTGAGCAAAGAACCATTCTGTTTTTGGATCGCTCATGCCTATTGTGAAGGTTTGATCTGATTCAGGATGCATATCTGTGTATCTGTCCCACAAGCCGTATTGCCTGAACCTGTTTTATGGAATAAAAGAATCGTAAGAGCTTAAGATTGAAGGTCAGCTTAGCATCAATCGTTGCACAAAGTAACACTTAGTAGCAGACATTGATACAAGTGTAACATATCATAGACCATGGAATTGCTTGAACTAGAGTGAAACTATAATGACAAGCTGGATGGAAAAATTGAATGCTTGATCTTCTCTAGCAGCCTAACTTTATTATATTGAGGTAATTAAGTTGCTTACTTCTCAGGGCTCTTGATAAATAGTTTGTTGACAAATGCAGGATTCGCATCAGGAACATAGTCGCCAACTGCTGTACGATCGGGGAAGCCAATCTCCCATACGGTTGGACCATCTCTGAGGGGAACATATGTCAAATTTCCCAGTTGTGTTTCTGACCCTGAGTAATTTCAGTGTTCACTATGTGAGAATGTTTCTTCACATGATTTTCTTTCTGCTTATGGTTCTATTATGGATGATATGAACCAACCTGCAGAGATGGTAACTAGTGCATTGTCAAGATAATCACCAATGAAACCTGGAACCCAGCCATGGAGTCCATAGACCCCGGGGATAACATTCTTGATGGTAAAGTTTCCATTTGAATCTGTTTGCACCCAGAATTGATAATCCTACAAATGAACTTTGAATGTTCAGATTCAAGCCTGAATAAAGTGCTAGAAACAATTATATAATAATGCAAGTTAAAAGTAATTATGGTTTACCTTGCTTTCTGTTTGCCAGGCTCCTGCAGTTCGTGCTGCTGATAGACCAACATGTGCATGTTTAGCAGGAATCGGAGACCCAGAAATAAACCTGCGGTTGAATTTTCATAATGTCCATAAACAGCAATTAATCATAGGACTGGTAAACAGGAGTTCAATGGTTTGATTGAATTTGAATAGGTACTCATAAGGATGAAATCAATTCATTAATTCTGAATACAAATGCATACAACCCTATTATGAGTCTACTGCATTGGGAATTGAATTATTTACCTGTCTTGGACAAACAGTCTTCCAGTAGCAGAACCACGATCTTTAGCAGTAAGATAATAAGTAGACGAGACAAATTCATAAGGCCACGCTGCCTCTTCAAGTAGCCTCTGCCATGAGTCAAGAATGAAAATAAATTCCATAAGCAAGAGGTGATAATGAAATTTGCTACAAAATGGCAAGAATCCCACAACATTCATCATAGTAGTATCATAGTTCTTGATTCTGAATTCAATTGTTAATTAAGGATGCATAAACATCATATCATATGAATGTCATTAGAAACAAATATGAAGTTTTGAACCTGCTTTTTAGCATCCTTCCACAAATTATATGCATTTGATACATTTGTTGTTGAATTGAGGTAGACAAAGAAGGGGCCAAATGTCTTCCTCCATGCTTCTCCCTCTTGAAAATGAGCTAATATGTCATCCCCAATATAGTGAGTTCCATGAAACATCTGTTGCACCaaagattttttttcttcatttagaATGTTGAAAGTTCTTTTCTTGCTTATTTAGCTTCAGGAGAAACTATCAATCAGCTGGTTCTATCCCACAAGTTTCATAACGTTGTTTGATGAAGTTGTTCTACTGATATCCAAAATATGTCTAATGATGATAGTTTCATAACATTGTTTGATGAAGTTATTCTACGGATATCCAAAATATGTCTAATGATGATTTCAGATGGAAGAACTTACAGCCAGGCAATCTGGTCCCGTATGGGCTGTGAGATTTTGCTTGGTAGGACCTCCATTTCGAAACTCATGACTTGGAAAGATTATCCAGAACCCAACAATGGGATCAGAACTTATCCATCCATGAACTCCACCGTCTTTATTGTCCATTGAATACTGGTACTTATCATCAACCTGGAGTTAATCACACATGAGAGTCAATTTTTTGGCTATTTCATGGACGGTTGAAAATGAACATATTAATTATCTGCATGTGAAGAAGCAAGAATTTCATATGATACTTGCCTCTCCCCTGAGATCAGGATTGATGGGATTTGCCAACAGAACTGACTCTGGCACAATCAGCTGTTTGCCTCTACCTGGAAGTAGATCCTCTGGCATTGGCATTATCCTTTGCTTCTCATCAGAGATAGCCATGTAGTGGAACCTAATCCAATTCCATAGAACAAAATTAACCCAAATGTTTCAGAATTTTTATGCTAAACCCAAGTAAGACTGACATTAAGTTAATAAATAGCTTAAAGGATATAATTTACTTTTCTCTTCGCAACTTAAAGACCATCCTTGTCTGAGCAAGGTCAAAAGCAGGACATCCAGCAGGACGCTCATATATTGCATAGCAGTAGAATCCTGAAACACCACTCTTCAATATGTACCTGAAGAAACAGAAAAGCACATCAAACCTCATTAAATTTGAAGTTAAACATGAAAGAAAATAAGAAAGATTATGCGAATTCATGACCTTATGTCAACAGTAAGTGGTAGCTTGGTGCCTCGAATTGAAGGATTATAACTACTCTTAAATGAGACCTCCAAACAGTCATTTGTCCTTTCAATGACCCTGTAAACAGCCCCATTTAGTCTGCATCAGGAAGAGCAACAAGGATTGAGTTTAGAGCAAGTATAATTCATTTCTTTTCTGATCAAAATGCAAGAGGTCTATATTTTCTCCAACACCAAGGGATATGAGCATACAGTTGATATCTATCCTGACCCCCGGGCAAGCTCCAATTGATGTCCCAATATCTACAGAAGGAATTCACAGAAGAAGAGAGTTAAAATTCAATGAAGTGTAGTGAGAAAGTGATTAGACATATCTTGAAGATTACCCTCTACTAGATTCACTTGATTTGAGGTCTAAAAGGTTGTCCAATCCTCCATACTTGATACCAGTTAAGTAGCCTTGAGGCTTCAGAATTGTGAGCCTCACCAAACCGTTGTCCAATAAGACCTAAGCCATATTAATAATGCATTATATATAAGGATGAAAGTAGAGAAAGAAGGAGAGAGTGGTGGGTGTGGACTCACATATGGACCCTGGGTGATCAAGCTCAGTTTCTTGTTTGCCATAAGAGTGCAGAATCTATTTCTTTCTCCAGTGTAAGAGATTGGCTATTGAAGAAATGTTATTAGTTAAAAAGGAGTAATCAAAGTCGTTGAATACTATGGGAATTAGTTTATACCCAAGAATCAAAAGATTATATTACTGTATAACCTTGTCTTATTGTATTATCTTTGTATGTGGGTTCATTTCATCTAACATAGAGCCAAGAACTTCTGGTTAACTTCAGCAATGTAATTGAACGAAGTTTTCTAAGTATACATATGGATGAAGACAGTCAACTCACAACCATAAAAAGAAAAGCTTTTGTTTTTGGAAACTGGAACAATGGCCTAATCACTCAAATCTGAAAGCAAGAAATTCCCTTTACTTGAGAAAATATTATCAGAATAAccaaaatgaaaatatttttgaaaatataatgcGGTGAGCGTGGATCGAACACGCGACCTTCAGATCTTCAGTCTGACGCTCTCCCAACTGAGCTATCCCCGCCACCTGCTCAAAGTCGTGAAAATAAAATATGGATCCGTTACGAAATCCATGAAAATCTGTTATTTCTCCgtagaaaatttataaataaagctAATAATATAGTGCACGTTGCAGGTTTACAGATGCACGTGAACAAATAATGGAATTATTGGGTACTTTTCATATTCACTTCCTAAATCCATCACATCACATGCATTTGTTTtaggataatttataatttaatttggtaaaattatatcaaatattttaaaatttatgtaaaattaatttttaaaatataacttTTGTTATTATTAAAAATCATAGAGttaaaattacaataatttaatattaattggattaataatataaaatttatttgtgtaaattttatttataaaattaagagtttaaaattttaaattattattattgagaaaTTTTTACTTGAATATTGAGAGTCAAAAATTatacatttaaaataaaaaaattataataatttaattttataattttaatatttatcataatttaatttccaTATATgaaatagaaatttttttttatgaataaaaaaaaaaaaattaaactttaacTTTAAcgcaaattttcttttcattaccGGAACAATAACCGATCATCAACCGAGACTTCAAGTTGACGGTTCCTGATTTGACTGAACCGGTAAATATTCCACTAGTTCTACACGTGATCAAGCCCAAGTGACAGCGAGTACGTACGCCATCTTTCCTGCTTTGTTACATTTCAAAACAGAGCTTTGCTCTCTAACCAAAATAGAAGAAACAAAGATTAATTCACACATCAATTGAGAGATTTCAGAGATAAATTAGAGTTTATGGAAGAGTGACAACCAGAGATGGAGGCCCATTTCCTCTCTTTATAATGCACCCTTCAAGTCTTTGTTTTTTGGCAGATCCAAAATCTCTTTATTTGCATTGAGGAACAGAGGGTTGAGCCTGTCAAGAAATGAGAGGTTGCAGGGCTTTTTCTTTCCTTGTCTTCTGTTTATTTCTTTTTCATGGCGTTAATGGGGAGAACCCTTATAGGTTCTTGACGTGGAAAGTCACTTATGGTGACATCTATCCTCTTGGAGTTAAGCAACAGGTATTACATTCACGCGATGTTTTCTTGGTTTTGTTTTATGCTGTTCTTGGAAGCACTCATATTTCGAGTGGTTTTACTGGCATTTCAGTTTAGGAAGTGatgttttctttttttctttcttttcctttcctgATGGATTGACTTTGCAGGGAATCTTGATTAATGGGCAGTTTCCAGGGCCACAAATCGATGTTATTACAAATGATAACCTCATTATCAACGTTTTCAATTACCTGAGAGAGCCATTCCTCATCTCTTGGTAACAGTAACTAAACATTGCCCCTTTATTTTCGCCCATTCTCTTTCCCCTTTATATATATAGTTTGCTGCTTCAGTTTGATTGTATAGAAAATGGAAGCAATCTACTGAagtaaggattttttttttttacggtCTTGGATGCGTCATTATTATGCCACATTCatgttttgctttttttttttctcaaattcttatgtggttcttcttttctttctttatttctttcttttttttcccctCGCAACCAAGCAATCTGTATCTGTTACTCTTTGCATGGATCTTCCTGCTATGGAACAAACAAACTACAGGAAAAGTTTTTGGGTTTGAATTCACTGTACCAGATCTGCCGTTAAAAGCTCTCAATTAGCAGAAATATGGGAATACTATTTTCCTTTTACCTTAAATTCACTATCTAGTATCTACTACTACTAACAAAACGCTCTTGAACATTTGATCTATCAATCACCATCAAGATCTGTATTTGGAGGGTTATTTTTGTCAATTGCATTTTGAGAATATCCCTTTTCTTCCTTACCCTTGAGGCCTTGATACTGCAAATTTTTGCGTTCAAGGGAGGGCGAGGGAAAGTTGGGTTTTAGCTCTAAACAAGTGATTTTAAGTATTGAATTCCACTTGAACTCTTGATAAGAGGAGAAAAACATATAGGGATTCATACAGTTCATTGTTTAATCCAGCCATTGAAATGAGGTGTGCTTTCCAAGAAATCATAGAAAATGTGGGAAGGCAGGAAAACAGTGGCCTTTTCAGCCACTTTTGTTGGTCCTTTCTCTTTTTTAAACTGACATTTTGCAGACAGTCACTTTAAGAATCTGACTTTATTAGAATGGTGTTTTCATGGTTAAATCTCAGTGTGATTAACTAATATTTGCCATAGAACTCATTGATTGGTCAACATTGTAATAGGTTATTAAAATATTCAAATTCTGCAACTAGCAACATGTAATTAATTTCTTACCCACATGTTATATCTCTGGATCTTGAGACCTCCATTTTTATATTGGGCATAATATTGTGTCTTGGTGGTTCTCGTATTGTTTAGTCAGACTTAAATGTTTgtcttatttataatttaataaaagtcTGGTTTTCAATCTTGGTTGTGCTTATGGCTGCATTATTGAAGCCAATTATATTTGTGTAGCTTATAGTTCCATGAAGACATGGAGGTCTAAATGCTCACTCATCTAATATCAGATTAACCAAATG
The sequence above is a segment of the Hevea brasiliensis isolate MT/VB/25A 57/8 chromosome 11, ASM3005281v1, whole genome shotgun sequence genome. Coding sequences within it:
- the LOC110639456 gene encoding probable rhamnogalacturonate lyase B isoform X2 translates to MANKKLSLITQGPYVLLDNGLVRLTILKPQGYLTGIKYGGLDNLLDLKSSESSRGYWDINWSLPGGQDRYQLLNGAVYRVIERTNDCLEVSFKSSYNPSIRGTKLPLTVDIRYILKSGVSGFYCYAIYERPAGCPAFDLAQTRMVFKLRREKFHYMAISDEKQRIMPMPEDLLPGRGKQLIVPESVLLANPINPDLRGEVDDKYQYSMDNKDGGVHGWISSDPIVGFWIIFPSHEFRNGGPTKQNLTAHTGPDCLAMFHGTHYIGDDILAHFQEGEAWRKTFGPFFVYLNSTTNVSNAYNLWKDAKKQRLLEEAAWPYEFVSSTYYLTAKDRGSATGRLFVQDRFISGSPIPAKHAHVGLSAARTAGAWQTESKDYQFWVQTDSNGNFTIKNVIPGVYGLHGWVPGFIGDYLDNALVTISAGSETQLGNLTYVPLRDGPTVWEIGFPDRTAVGDYVPDANPAFVNKLFIKSPEKFRQYGLWDRYTDMHPESDQTFTIGMSDPKTEWFFAHVDRRWADNKYVPSTWTIKFNLDSVNSGNYKMRLAIASATRSDLKVYMNGMDVEHMVFQVMNLGTDNTVCRHGIHGLYQLFSIDVSSSLLVTGDNSMFLAQARGGDALCGILYDYVRLEAPAPPGNPCRSEEAFDLDAKLI
- the LOC110639456 gene encoding probable rhamnogalacturonate lyase B isoform X1, with the protein product MANKKLSLITQGPYVLLDNGLVRLTILKPQGYLTGIKYGGLDNLLDLKSSESSRGYWDINWSLPGGQDRYQLLNGAVYRVIERTNDCLEVSFKSSYNPSIRGTKLPLTVDIRYILKSGVSGFYCYAIYERPAGCPAFDLAQTRMVFKLRREKFHYMAISDEKQRIMPMPEDLLPGRGKQLIVPESVLLANPINPDLRGEVDDKYQYSMDNKDGGVHGWISSDPIVGFWIIFPSHEFRNGGPTKQNLTAHTGPDCLAMFHGTHYIGDDILAHFQEGEAWRKTFGPFFVYLNSTTNVSNAYNLWKDAKKQRLLEEAAWPYEFVSSTYYLTAKDRGSATGRLFVQDRFISGSPIPAKHAHVGLSAARTAGAWQTESKDYQFWVQTDSNGNFTIKNVIPGVYGLHGWVPGFIGDYLDNALVTISAGSETQLGNLTYVPLRDGPTVWEIGFPDRTAVGDYVPDANPAFVNKLFIKSPEKFRQYGLWDRYTDMHPESDQTFTIGMSDPKTEWFFAHVDRRWADNKYVPSTWTIKFNLDSVNSGNYKMRLAIASATRSDLKLHFLQVYMNGMDVEHMVFQVMNLGTDNTVCRHGIHGLYQLFSIDVSSSLLVTGDNSMFLAQARGGDALCGILYDYVRLEAPAPPGNPCRSEEAFDLDAKLI